The Ascochyta rabiei chromosome 12, complete sequence DNA window GCATACTGGGGACGTTGGAGTTCATCAAGGACACTCCACTGGACACTTTTCAGACCAGCATGTTGAATTCACTGAATTCATGTGGCCAAACTCTTCTCGATACGATCAATCACGTCATGGATCACTCCAAGATGAGTGAGACAACGAAGAATGTTTCCACAAGACGACTCAAGAATACAAAAACCGTGCGACTGTCATCCAAACCTCTCAAAACACGACGTCTGCGAGATCCAGCATTTGATCTGGGCATAGCCACCGAAGAAGTTGTGGAAGCTGTCTTTGCTGGATCCTCGTACCTCCCAATCATGAGTTCAAAGAACGCACCTTTATCTCCAACAGAATCAGCATCTGCTCCCAGTCATACCGAGCAAGCCGACGTCACAGCGAAACGCAAGACTTGCTACATCGTACTGGATATTGCACCTGAACAGGACTGGGTGTATTGCTTCCCTGTAGGCTCTTGGAAGAGAGCAGTTATGAAGTATAAACTGCTGCCAGAATCTATTCTTTTCACATGTACTGACCTCATCGCAGCCTTTTCGGCAATGCCATCAAATACACAGCCACCGGGCATGTGACCATTTCGCTCCGTGCTACAGATGTTGCCAGAAGTACTGGCTCTGCGACAACAATTACGTTTACTGTCACGGACACAGGAACTGGCATGAGCCCTGCTTTCCTCGCAAATAAGGCATTCCAGCCATTTTCACAGGAAAACCCACACAGTTCGGGAATTGGTCTAGGACTTAGCATTGTCCGGCAGATTATCGAGACCCACGGTGGCAAAATCGAAATCACTAGCGATCATTCCTCGGGCACCCACATTACTGTTAAACTCTCTTTGGTTAAACCGGAGGCGGCAAAGGCTGCTCTGCCTCAACGAGACGAATACATCTCGTGGTTGCCGCGCTTGAAAGGCCGCAAGGTCTGTATATTGTGCCGGCCCGAAACCAATCAGGACATTGTAGATGAGCCACAAAACGCCGAGGGTCTTTCTAAACTCACTCATGCTTTGACCACAACACTGGCCGATCACTTGAAGATGGATGTTGCGCAAACAACAAAGTGGGAAGGTAACGATGCTGATATCGTCATTTGCCCAGAGCCATCATTCGATTATCTCGCCTCTGTCAGGCATCAAAGGGTCAACGTCAAAGCCTCAAAAGCAGCAGTAACTATTTTTGTTGCGCTGGACGCACTTGAAGCGTCGACCCTTCGTTCAGATGTTCGTGTTAAGAACAAGGAATCGGTAGTGGAAATCATGACCCAGCCGTTAGTCGAGCCTTCACTCAGTGTTACCTGTCTTTCGCTTACCACTAGTCAGACTCGGACCCTACAAGCTAGCTTATGTGCTGAATAAATGTCTCGACCGATTCGAACATCCGGACGAGAACGTACAACCAGCTTCCAATCCCTCTCCTGTTTCCACGCCTAATTATCCACAGCCAACACACACCGAACAGCAGACAACCATCTCCCCCCGTCTGGTAGAGATGCCACCACTCCTGGGACAGCCTCACTGGGCCGAGACAGACTTCTCACAGTCCTCATCAGTACCAGCGGATTCCTCAAATAGTCCAACACCAACTATCCGAACACCGCTTATCGAACAACGTACGCTTCCAATCCGCCCAAAACTTACTATACCAAGCAGGTCAAGCAGCAACTCATCTAGAGTCCTTATCACAGACGATAATGCAATCAATCGAAGGGTCAGCATACCGCTACTAATGCGCTAGCTTAACGTCCTGCTAACAATTGCACTACAGCTTCTTATAGCTTTTACGAAGAAGTACAATCTTGAATACACAGAAGCTGAAAACGGCCTCGAAGCACTGCGCGCATATCAGTCAGCCCAGGTGCAGTTCGACGTCATTCTGATGGGTGAGTTGCAATTCTGGTTGAAATTGATATATTGTCTCTAACCAGATCTTGCAGATATGTCAATGCCGGTCATGGACGGCATGTCAGCCACACGAGCCATACGACAATACGAACAAGAGTACAATGTTCCGCGCTGTTGCATCATCGCGCTTACAGGCTTGGCGTCTGCGAGCGCGAAGCTAGAGGCTTGGAACTCTGGCATTGATCACTTCATGACGAAGCCCGTCAATTTCAAAGCTCTTGAGAGGTTTCTCAAGAAAGAGGAAGCGAGGCGCGAGGAAGCTGCGAACACGCGTTCAACTTCTGCCCCGGCCGCGATTCCATACGAGGATTAGACAAAACGTCCCATGTGCGGAGGGTTTACATCAACCCCACAACGTTACCCTGTAGGCGTGTCGATATCGTCAAGTAAAACACTGGATTCTGAGATACACTACCTAAGAAACAATGTCTAGGAAGACGTGGTGCGAAGTAGCGACAGCGGTCGCCTGGCCGGGGACGGGTAGAACATATCGCGTCATCAACCTATCCGCTGGGCTGGAGATGGCGATACCTGCAAGAGAATTGCTCTTGAGAGGCTGCATTTGATTGACCCTGGCTGGTATCGTTCACTATGATTAACTCGTAGCACCTCAGCACACGAAACGATGGTGCTTTCTACTTTACAGAAGACCTTAATTGATGGTTTTTTCTCATCAAGTTGTTTGCCAACGGTCTGTTTACCTCTTGTTAGAGGGCTTTTGCATCATGCCTTTATCATCAACTTCCGATCTCCTCTCTTCTCCCGCCAATGGTTCGTACTCTCCAGCAGCCCCTCACATCCCCTCACAAGCCATCCCCATTTCCTCAGAAACGGCATCGTAGCTTCCCACGCCCCCGGGTCTGCTGCATCACCCCAAACAATCAGATTCGGCCTCACGTCCTGAGCCTCATCCACATCAAGGAGATCTGTGCTAATTTCGCCCTCTAGCTCGGTCCAACTCAGGCGCAGAATTGCGTCGCGGAGCTCGGGGAGAGGGAAGAGATCGATCCACGGTCTGTGCGGGATGGAAGTCTGCAGGGCTGTTGGCTGAAGCGACGGAGGTAGTTCTGCGTTCAGAGCTGAGGGTGGGATAGGACCCGTGCGGTTGAATGGTGATAGTGAGTCGAGGCCACATAACGACTTTGGAGTCAACTGCAGTGTCGAGGCGTTTTGCATCAGCGCGTGCAGCACGTTGAGTTGCACCACTGTGTGCAGCGCTGCTGGCCTAGGGGACCGGAGCATGTATTCTGTGTATGCGCGGCGGGCATAGAAGTCTAGACGGGCTTGCGCGCCAGGAAGCATGTTCTTGCATATCCGACCTGGGACGTAGTTCGCGGCCTGGGCACGGCTTATATGGATTACTTCGACATCGTGGGGGTATTCGTCTTGTGTTGTATAGGCGTCAGTCGGCGAtgtagtagaagaagaagcttgccgatgttgctgctgctgccgctgctgccgtTGCCTTCTTTTCCCTGTATTGCACGTGAATTCAGTCACTGAGACGAAGAAGGTCAAGAGAGGTACTGACTCCAACTCCTTTGAGCATGGCGATTCTGCAATCGTCGCCGAGTTGCCGAATCAGTCACTCCGGTCCAATCGTCTCTACGGCTAGTGGCTTCCAACTGCTGCGTCATCCGTTGCAGGACGATTGCGGATGATGCAGCCTCGTTCGAAGGTTCCATGCTGCAGCGACAGCGCTCAGTCACCATCAAGGCTGGACAGAAAACCACATCCGACGATCCGAGGCTTCAGGATATGCAGCTTGCTTATATGCATTGATGGTGAGAGTTGCTAGGGATCTTTGAGGGAACCGCGAAGTGCTTTGTCTGACCAATGACGTATGGCGTAGAGAAGCCATCCAATGGAGCTATAAGCAACCTGCATTAGCGCCTCCAGTAGTTCACTGCCTGTCCAGATCTTTGACTAAATGCGCTGCTTTCCACGGTAGGATCTCATCTCCATGTTTGGACTGACACTGGAGGCTCACCGAATTAAATTTTGTTCAAGGGAGATATATATCCCACCATGTGGGGAACTTCTGCCAGGTAAAGTCAGGATAGCCGAAGGTACGCCCATGAGGGATGGCAATATTTCTGCTGAATCATTGAGCTGTAGTATCTTGATACGGGATGTGTTACTTCTACCTATCCAACGAAGACCAGACAGTGCCGCTGCACGATATCGCTGCAGACGCCTGCTTACCTCAGAGAGCCGCGGCATTGCTCTCCAACTAGACATCTACAGAATCAAGAGATTGAGGTTATAAACACCCCAAAGGAGCCTTATCTTTACAAAGCCTAATCTGTAGTTATCGCCTCTTCTAGCTTGACTTACCTTTTGACTACTTTCGTCAGGATGTCAAAGCTCATAGTCGTCACGGGCATCACAGGAAACCAAAGGTGGCGGCGTCTCCGATATCTTCCAGGTCGACAAGAACTCTCGTATCCGCGCCATCCCCCGCGATCATTTGAAGTTGTCCGCACAGGACTGGGCACCACACGGTGTTGAGGACGTGGTGATGTGGACGATATTGAATCTTCGACTATCGTATTCGCCGGTGTCCACGCCATCTTCACGAGCACAGACTACTGCGAGCCATCAGCCCGAAGAGCAATGTGCTGAGATGGAGGTTCAGCATGGCAAGGACCTCGCACTTACAGCTATATCCCCAAAAGTGCAGATTGGCACACACCGAAGACAGCTGCAAAACCATCTCCCTCGTCTGGACTGGACCAGACACTCGTCCTCTAATCTAGAAGCTCGTTGAAGACGTGCAGCCTGGCACTTGATTACTAGAACACAGTTACATGATTAATTACCATTAGTTCATGGCGATCTACTTAGCGGTCTTAGGTAGGAAGCGCGCGGGCGATTAGGGAATCAACCAGGTCTTGGAACAGGAGTACAAGAAGTTCTCTAGAGGCGATGAGAACCATAAAATTTACCTTCTGCAAGTCTGGCAGATGCTCAGAGACTTTGGGTACGATGCTGGAGACGAGGATACCATCTACCCTGAAGACATTGGGGCGGAGGGGATGGCAAAGAGCTTGAAAGAGCACACAAGGCAGGAGCACTGGTCGAGGTTGATTTAAGGTAATTGAAACGATATCACGAACGCTAAGTACAGACAGTTTCACAACCTTAACTGTCAACATTTGCTGCCGTGTCAGCAACCTCAGCAGCAGTCTTCGCAGCCTCGGTGTCATCGTTTCCTATGTTACCACTCCCAGCGACAAGGTCCTGAACGACCTTGTGAGTTCCAGCAGGACTGCCAGGCTCGGAGGCCAGCACCTTGCCATCTTTGTTCACCACGAAAACGCCACGTGTAGTTCCCTTAGGTGCCTTCTTCAGGCCGATTGCCGAGATGAGGGTCTGTCCGGGATCGCACAGCAGGTTGTAAGGGAGGTTCTGCTTGGTCTTGAAGGTGGTGTTCGCCTTAGGGCTGTCGTTGGAAAGACCGTAGATGCTGAAGCCAGTCGCAGTGAGGGTCGCATAAGAATCGCGGAAGAGACACGCCTGAGTAGTGCCTGTGCGCGTGTCAGCGGGGAACCTGGTAATGAGACGCGTCGACTCACATCCTGGCGTAGAGGCTTTGGGATATGTGAACAGCACAACGCCGCCCTTGCTCTCCTCTACGAGCTTTGCGAGCGTTGTCTTCTTCCCATCTTGGGTCTCGATCTCTGCACCAAAGTTGGTAAAGTCGATTGTGTCGCCGGCCTTGGGCGGACCAGACGAagatgcagcagcagcaggcttGGTCTCGCCGTTAACAGCCTCCTTCGCAGCCTCGACAGCGCCGGTTACAGCCTCGGTTACGACTGCTGTAGCTTCGGAGACAGCTTCGGTGGCCTGTTCTACGGCTGTTTTCTTGCTAGCAGACTTCTTGCCCTTTGGCGCAGACGCTTTCTTCGCTGGGCGCGCAGGGGCTGGAGGCGGCGTCTTCCGTTTGCGCAGCTCTACCATGTCGGAGATTTGGTCGCGTAGCTAGTGCGCGGACGTGTCAGTATCGTGATATCTTATCAATGCTGGTGGGAGGAAGATGGTTGATGCGCACGGATATAGAGGAGCTGGAGTTGCGCGTACCTAAATATAGGCGGCTCGACTGGCGCTTACCTGTTTGTGTGCTGTCTAACTACGAGCCCTTGTATGCGACCTGGGTGGTCTACAAAGGGTGTTGGACTCCGAACCAGAAGAACCGAGGATTCCTCCGCGGTGTTGCGGCCTTCCAGCCTCCCTCTTGGCACGCTGCACATCAATTTCGATATCAGGTGGATTGCATGAGCGTGCGTCTTTTATCTTGCAAGCCTCAGCTCCAGACCTGGGGTCGCACGCTCTCTTTAATTGGTTGCTGGTGGTATGGTAAGGAGAGGATGTCCCTATACGTCATAGCTTCCGCTCTAGTCTTCTTCTCTTGTGCGACTCTGAAGCTTCTCCAACTGCCAACATATGCGTTGAACGTCGAACTGGAGTTACTGCTCATAGAGAATGACTGTCAAGAATTATGCTACCCCGCGCTGCAGACGCTTGCGTGCCCTGGTTGTCTTCCCGCGGAGTACTAGCCAGTGAAACCAAAGGGCCTCCAGCGAGCAATGTTCCTAGATCAAAAATTGGCTTCAATATCTCTTGAACCTTGGGATTTTCTCTACCCACACTGGTTAGAAGCCAGTAGAAGCCGAGCGAGAGACTTTTCGGGTGGAGAACGTCCATCACCCATGGTTCTCTCTTCCAAACGTGGATTATGGATGTTCGGTACCACCGTCATTATCATCTCTGCTTGATATTTGGCTTGGCAGCCTGTTTCTTTTCTATAACTCCAACTCTTTGTCACTCTTTCTCAGTGTTCCACGCGGGATCACCATACCTTTCCATCTCGTGATGTTTCATCGCTTATTGAGTATGTTGTTTTCAAAGGACAGAGATAGTGCTCCAACAGTCTCCACTCAGCCTGGACAAGATGTCGATAAACCAGAACGATCGGACGAGCCTCAGATCGAGCGAGTCGCCACAGGGTCAGATATCGAGAGGTTTGTCTCTCAGCCTGCAGATGAAGATGTTTTCGGCAACGAAGACGGTGCTGAGATCCAATACAAGACATGTGATTGGTGGTAAGTCATGAAATCAGTCAGACTGTTCCTCCTTTACCCCTTTATAGACATATGTGGCTAACAGTGCGGCCAGGGAGACGGGTGTTTGTACGAACTCTTTTCTGGTTGAGTGCATGTTCCACCTAACACGGCATAGTAATGCTCGCTGAGAACGTATCCCTCGGCGTTCTTGCACTGCCACAAGCTCTTGCAATTCTTGGACTCGTCCCAGGTCTCTTGTGCATTTGCTTTCTTGGCCTGATAGCAACCTACACT harbors:
- a CDS encoding Thioredoxin-dependent peroxiredoxin, which produces MVELRKRKTPPPAPARPAKKASAPKGKKSASKKTAVEQATEAVSEATAVVTEAVTGAVEAAKEAVNGETKPAAAASSSGPPKAGDTIDFTNFGAEIETQDGKKTTLAKLVEESKGGVVLFTYPKASTPGCTTQACLFRDSYATLTATGFSIYGLSNDSPKANTTFKTKQNLPYNLLCDPGQTLISAIGLKKAPKGTTRGVFVVNKDGKVLASEPGSPAGTHKVVQDLVAGSGNIGNDDTEAAKTAAEVADTAANVDS